The nucleotide window TTGTTACACTATGGCTATTTTAGGAGAAGCCATGACTACTATCGGTTCGGTCTTTACCCATGAATTTATGCGTAGAACCCTACCGTTTTGGGGATTGGGGATCGGGATTGGTAAGATGGTGAAATTGAGCGGGTAATCGTAATTACGCCCTAGATCCAGTTAGGATTTTTGCCGATGAGTATGCAAAGTTGGTTTGTAGTCAAAGTCTTGGTGTTGTCAGCATTAATATCGGTTGGGATTAAGTATGGTGCGCCGAGTTTAAATATGGCACCTTCAACAACCAACGCTCTGATCCTAGTGTTTAGTCCAACTGTTATCATGGCTGTGCTTTTGGGAAATCGCTGGTGGAGATCCCTTTAACTGCCCAATTCCCTCTGTTATCTGATAAATTCTCGCTCGTTTTCCATACTTTACAACTTGTGCGCCATTGACTGCCCCAAGGTGAAGGCACTCAGCTAATAATTGCTATAAATTGACGTGAATTTGACAGATCCAAAAATGACCTCTCCCCAACCCCTCCCCTCGTAGGGCAGGGGCTAAAAAACCTCGTAAATTCGTTAATTTTCTTGCCCCTCCCTCTCCTTGCAGGAGAGGGAGGTTGGGAGGGTGAGGTTGTCTTTTGTTCTAAGAAAACTTCCCTTATACAGATACTAATCTGCTTATACTAGTGTTCAGCCCCACTTTGGTAGTATTAACGCTCCTAGTAACTTGCTGGTGGCGATCGGAGATAAAGTGAATTTAGGTCAGTGGATCGGTTTAATTGTAATTGCGATCTCTGCATACATCTTGTGGCAGATTCGCGATGTCTTGATTTTGGTGTTTGCGGCGATTGTCTTAGCCACAGTGTTGAACCATCTGGCTAACTTTCTGCAAAGATGGGTTAAGGTGCGAGCGATCGCAGTTTTACTATCTTTAGTTGGATTGATTGGCAGTTTTACTCTACTATTTTGGCTAATTGTTCCTGGTTTCGTCCGTGAGTTTCAACAGCTAGGTGATGTCCTCCCCAAAGCTCTTAACGAATTACAGTCAAGGATAGAAGACCTAAGACACGATCCTCAACTTAGCACCTATATTCCTGATATTGAAAGTATCAATCAACAGTTACGCAATCTCCTGCAAAGATTACCCAGCCAAGTTCTTGGTTTCTTTTCTACTTCTCTAGGAGCATTATTGAATGTTTTGTTAGTCATCGTACTAACTCTAATGCTCTTCTTTAATCCGCAACCCTACCGCAGAGCCTTTCTCAGGCTATTCCCTTCCTTTTATCGACGACGGGCTGATGCTATTTTAGCTATCTGTGAAGAATCTTTGGGTAAATGGATCGTTGGCGCGCTGATTGGGATGAGTGTGATCGCAGTTTTAAGCTGGTTGGGATTAGGCATATTAGGTGTTAAACTTGCCCTAGCCAATGGGATTTTAGCTGGATTACTCAACTTTATTCCTAATGTAGGACCTACTTTGAGTGTAGTCCTCCCGATGACTGTCGCTGTATTAGATGCTCCTTGGAAGGCATTGGCGGTACTAATTCTTTACATTGGGATTCAGCAATTTGAAAGTAACTTGCTCACCCCTACAATCATGGCGCAGCAGGTTTCTTTGCTACCAGCCGTTACCTTGTCAGCGCAAATCTTGTTTACCACTGCTTTTGGTCCTTTAGGGCTGGTTTTGTCGATTCCCCTGACTGTGATAGCACAAATATGGTTTAAAGAAGTCTTGATTAAGGACGTGCTAGATAGGTGGCATTTGGAACCCAAAACAGAAAGAGAGTTAGTCATTGTCAAAGACAGATATAGCTCACCTGAATTCTCAGAAACCGAGGAAATTGAGTCATATCCCGAACCAGAAGAAAACTGAGCGGGAGATCGGAATAGGGTTTGAGAGCGATTGAGCTAATTTTAAAATATACAATTTAGCTGCGTAGGAACTTACTAGAATATCCCTAATTTTCTCTAGATAATTGATGAGGGATTTTCTTTAGTGACACTTTCGGTAACGGAAACCCGTTTCGGCATAGATAAAGTTGGTTGATGCCAACTAATTAACTGAGCTAAAGTCTTCTTTAATTGAGTCCGGGGAACTATAGCATCAACAAACCCATGCTGTAAGAGATATTCTGAAGTTTGAAAGTCATCTGGTAGTTTTTCTCTAATAGTTTGCTCAATTACCCGTCTCCCAGCAAATCCAATTGTAGCTTTAGGTTCTGCTAAGATCAAATCTCCCAACATGGCAAAACTGGCGGTGACTCCTCCAGTGGTGGGGTGAGTTAGAACGGGGATATATAATAACCTAGCTTCTCGGTGCAGTTCCAATGCGGCGGAAATCTTCGCCATTTGCATTAAACTGAGCATTCCTTCTTGCATTCTGGCACCACCAGAAGCGCAGAGAATTACGACAGGAAGTCGTTCTTTGGTGGCTTTTTCGATCAAACGAGTCAGTTTTTCGCCGACTACAGAACCCATACTCCCGCCCATAAAGCGAAAATCCATAATTCCTAAAGCTAAGGGGAGATTTTCGAGTTTGCCAATGCCAGTTTGAACGGCATCTACTAAACCCGTTTTTTCTTGAGTTTCCCGCAAGCGATCGCTGTAGGATTTGCGATCATAAAAATTGAGCGGATCTGTAGGTCTAATTAATTCGTCTAT belongs to Merismopedia glauca CCAP 1448/3 and includes:
- a CDS encoding AI-2E family transporter; translated protein: MAIGDKVNLGQWIGLIVIAISAYILWQIRDVLILVFAAIVLATVLNHLANFLQRWVKVRAIAVLLSLVGLIGSFTLLFWLIVPGFVREFQQLGDVLPKALNELQSRIEDLRHDPQLSTYIPDIESINQQLRNLLQRLPSQVLGFFSTSLGALLNVLLVIVLTLMLFFNPQPYRRAFLRLFPSFYRRRADAILAICEESLGKWIVGALIGMSVIAVLSWLGLGILGVKLALANGILAGLLNFIPNVGPTLSVVLPMTVAVLDAPWKALAVLILYIGIQQFESNLLTPTIMAQQVSLLPAVTLSAQILFTTAFGPLGLVLSIPLTVIAQIWFKEVLIKDVLDRWHLEPKTERELVIVKDRYSSPEFSETEEIESYPEPEEN
- the accD gene encoding acetyl-CoA carboxylase, carboxyltransferase subunit beta; protein product: MSLLDWFANRQKSEPVAQTQQEREISDGLWTKCEACGAIAYTKDLKANCMVCLECSHHKRVNSNERVKQLIDANTWIPIDELIRPTDPLNFYDRKSYSDRLRETQEKTGLVDAVQTGIGKLENLPLALGIMDFRFMGGSMGSVVGEKLTRLIEKATKERLPVVILCASGGARMQEGMLSLMQMAKISAALELHREARLLYIPVLTHPTTGGVTASFAMLGDLILAEPKATIGFAGRRVIEQTIREKLPDDFQTSEYLLQHGFVDAIVPRTQLKKTLAQLISWHQPTLSMPKRVSVTESVTKENPSSII